The window CGGAGAGAATTCAAGGTTCTTTTCCTGTACCCTTTCTTTATTTGTAGTATTGAGTTTTTGCAATAGGCTAAAAACTATATATGTTAAGATAACGTTTCCTGCCTTTGGATGAGCATTTATATATGCCGTAAATTGTTCTTTAGATATAAGCAGGATTGTCGAAGGATCTAAGGCATTTACTGTGGCCGTTGCAGGCTGATCTTTAAAGAGAGATGTTTCACCGAAACTTGCATTGTTTTGTAAAATACCTATTTTCACATCTCCCCATTTTCCGCTTTTTACTATTTCAAGTTTTCCGCTCAATAATACAAAAAAGCCGTTGTTTTCGGTACCTTCGGTAATAATGCTTTCTCCTCGTTCATAGGAAAGAATTTCAGAAAAATCTATTATCTGCATTAAATCCGCATCTTCCATGCACGAAAAAAAAGCTGTTTGTTTTACTTCTTGAAAAAAAATGTCTCTATCCATTTCTACCTTGTTCATATCTACTCCCATAAAATAATACGATGTTTTGTGCAAAGCACAAAACTCGAAGATAAACAGTGAGGCTGTATTTCTGCCGAACTGTTTATCGATACTCCCAATTATCGGTATGCATTAAAAAATACATCCGTGCTTAAATTATTTATCTTTGTTCCTACAGGATAAGCTCCCAGTATATTTTTACGGCCTTCTTCCAAATGTTTGGAGGTAATTCCGTATTTGATTGAGCTTTCGGCCTCAACAAAGGCTGCTATCTGATCGGCAACCCTCACCAAGCGTCCATCCGTAGCCTTAAATTCCTTATCGGCATATTTTTGCGATAACTCTTCAAAGCTTACAATTTTTACCTGTTTGTTTACAATAACCCTGTTTTCAAATTCATCGGATATATAATACATAACCTCATCTATAAAAGATTCGTCCATCAAGGGTAAAAGCTCGTCCTTTACTATGCGATCTTCGATTTCTTTTACGACAGCGGGCAAGTGATCCGTTGCCTGTTTTACAGGTGAAATAATATCCCTTGTAACCGCTTCAGGGAGATCATGAAATAGGGCCGAAAAAAAGTTGTTATATCTTCTTTCATTATTAATGTTTAAATCGTAGCACATTAAAAGGGTTAGGGCTGCAACATAAAAGGAGTGGCCCAGCACTGTTGTTGGAGGAACTCTCGGTGTTTGATTCCAGCGGATCTGAAATCTCAATTTTTCTATTTCGGTTATAAGTTTATGAGGATTTTGGTTTGCAAGGAGAAGTTGAATGCCTGTTAAATCCATAAACTCGCAGATTTCTTCCTTTAGAAAGCCGTCAATTTCGGTTAAACGGAAAGCTTCGTTTACCGGTTTAAGCATTTCAAATTCTCTTATTGTAGAATATTTATGAGCTGCCCGTGAAACCTTCCATGTTATATCGTCTTTATCGGGTTCTTCAAAAAGGTAAGAATGAAATTTAGCCTTAAATTCTCCGTCGGGAAAAATATCATTATATTTTTCGAATATCCATTCGTTAATCTTTTTGTATTCTTCAGGGTATTCTTTTCGTATTCTTCTTTGCACCGGTGCCTTTATATCGCAAAGGGCTATTTTTCTTAAAATATCGAAAACGGAACCGTCGATTATCCTATCCCAATCGATTTTTTTACCTTTTTTTTCTTCGTATTTTCCGATTATATAGGCTAAAAATGTCTTTTCGGCTGTTTTATCCATTTCGACTATTTCAAAGGGCCGGATAAGATCGTTCCAGCGCTGGATTGAGAAGGCCTCAAATAATTTTAAAACGGTTTTTGTCGTAAAAATCATTTTTTAGGTTTATCCTTTTGCTTTAGATCTTTTTCCATCTTATCTTTCCAGATTTCGATTTTACGTTTAATTTCTTCAACTTCCCTGTGCTCATTTAAAACCATGTGTACCCTTCTTAAGCCTTCCAAAAAAAGGATTGCAGTGCGGAAGTCGCTTATATTGTTTGTAACAATTTCGTATTTTTCGCGATATTTGTCGGCAGCTTTGGTAAAAAGTTTTTTTACAAGCCTAAGATGATATATTACGGTATCATAATCCTCCGCATGAGGGTTTAAGCCTGTTTGGCTTATTTCTTTTAGA of the Treponema denticola ATCC 35405 genome contains:
- a CDS encoding HD domain-containing protein, giving the protein MIFTTKTVLKLFEAFSIQRWNDLIRPFEIVEMDKTAEKTFLAYIIGKYEEKKGKKIDWDRIIDGSVFDILRKIALCDIKAPVQRRIRKEYPEEYKKINEWIFEKYNDIFPDGEFKAKFHSYLFEEPDKDDITWKVSRAAHKYSTIREFEMLKPVNEAFRLTEIDGFLKEEICEFMDLTGIQLLLANQNPHKLITEIEKLRFQIRWNQTPRVPPTTVLGHSFYVAALTLLMCYDLNINNERRYNNFFSALFHDLPEAVTRDIISPVKQATDHLPAVVKEIEDRIVKDELLPLMDESFIDEVMYYISDEFENRVIVNKQVKIVSFEELSQKYADKEFKATDGRLVRVADQIAAFVEAESSIKYGITSKHLEEGRKNILGAYPVGTKINNLSTDVFFNAYR
- a CDS encoding cyclic nucleotide-binding domain-containing protein → MNKVEMDRDIFFQEVKQTAFFSCMEDADLMQIIDFSEILSYERGESIITEGTENNGFFVLLSGKLEIVKSGKWGDVKIGILQNNASFGETSLFKDQPATATVNALDPSTILLISKEQFTAYINAHPKAGNVILTYIVFSLLQKLNTTNKERVQEKNLEFSPEDLAFMVDMFTPPTEA